The Pseudomonas aeruginosa genome includes the window AGCATGCCGGCCCAGGACAGGTAGCTGAATTCCGGCTCGTCGTGGTCGGCACCGAGCTTGATCTTGCCGTAGCCGGAAAGCGCGGTGACCACCACGAAGATCAGGTACAGCGTCATCGCCAGCAGGTAGTACCAACCGACGGTCTGCGAGGCCCAGGTCTGTGCGGCCAGCAACCATTCGCCGGCGCGCTGGGGGAAGCCGATGACCACCGCGGCGAACAGCAGGATCAGGATCGCCGCACCGTAGAACACCGGGGGATTCATGCGGATGGGCGTGGGGGTGGAGGGGGTGGCGGAGGGCGATTGTGCGTCAGTCAAAACAGGCTGGTCTCCTCGTCCTTAATTTGATCAAGCGTTCAATATAAACACGATCAAGGGCCCGGGAGCCAATCCTTCGGACGTATGGAAGCCTTCGGCGCCGCGCTTTTCCCGCACGTTCGCCGAAGGATTCCTTCAGTTCGCCGCCAGTCCCAGGCGCCGCCTTCCCACCTCCTCGTCGCCGCCTGCCTGCTCTGTGGCCAGTTGCAGGAGCAGGGCCTGTACCTGCTCCAGCGACGGCGCTCCGGCTTGGCCGAGCAGGCGCCGCAGACCGGCCAGCGATGGGTCTGGCGTTGCCCCGCCAAAATTCAGATGCTGCGGCAGGATTTCTTCCTTGTCGCTGACCAGCAGGGCGAAGTGGACGACGTTTTCCAGCTCGCGGATGTTGCCTGGCCAGGGATAGCTCTCGAGGATCCGCTGGGTTTCCACGCCGATGGCCGGCACCGGCAGGTCCAGGCGCTGGGCATAGACGCCGACGAAGTATTCCGCCAGCGGCAGGATGTCTCCCGGACGTTCGCGCAATGGCGGCAGGCTCAGGCGGCCGTCGTGCAGGTATTGTTGCAGGCCGGCCAGGAACTTGCCGGCGCGCACCGCCTGGTCCAGGTCGACGCTGGTGGCGGTGACCAGGCGCACGTCATGGGGAATCGGCTGCTGCGCGCCGACCCGCAGCACCTCGCGTTCCTCCAGCGTCTGTAGCAGCCTGGCCTGCAGCGTCAGCGGCAGGTCGGCGATCTCGTCCAGGTACAGGGTGCCGCCATTGGCCGAACCGAACCAGCCGGCGCGGCTGCCGACCGGGCCGTTATGGGCGCCGGGAGCGTAGCCGAACAGCTCGGCTTCGGCATGGTTGCGACTGAGGGCGCTGCAACTGACCGCAACGAACAGACCGGCGCGTTCGCTGTGGCGGTGGATCTGCCGGGCGAGCAGCTCCTTGCCGGTGCCGGTCTCGCCTTCGATCAGCACCGGCTGGCCCTGTGGCGCGAGGCGCTCGAGTTCTTCGCGGACCCGGTGCGAGCGTGGGTCGAAGAACACCAGGGCCTTGGCGCGGATGCTCAGCGGACTGCGGTCGGCGTCGGGGAAGGTCAGCGGCGCGGGGCGTGGTTTCTCGCTCATGGGTAACTCCTTGGCGGCACGGGGCGCCTCCAGCGCCTGCGCCGCGACGACGGCCGGAACGGCTGCGGGCGGGGGCCGTTGCGGAAAAAGAAACGCCGGTGCAAGCCATGCGACACCGGCGTGAACAAGGGGCGCTGCAACGGCGCCCAGCGTGGGAGTCGGGACGGGCTGGGGTCAGAAGGCCGGGACCACCGCGCCGGCATATTTCTTCTCGATGAAGGCTTTCACTTCCGGGCTGGTCAGCGCGGCGGAAAGCTTCTTCAGGGCGTCGCTATCCTTGTTGTCAGGACGCGCCACCAGGTAGTTCACATAGGGCGAATCGCGGTCTTCCAGGACCAGCGCGTCCTTGGCCGGGTTGAGCTTGGCCTCCAGCGCGTAGTTGGTGTTGATCAGGTCCAGGTCGACCTGGTCCAGCACGCGCGGCAACAGGGCCGATTCGAGTTCCTTGAACTTCAGGTTCTTCGGGTTCTCGGCGATGTCCTTGGGCGTGGCCAGGGCGTTGTTCGGGTCCTTCAGCTTGAGCAGGCCGGCCTTCTGCAACAGCAGCAGGGCGCGCCCGCTGTTGCTGCCTTCGTTGGGGATGGCGACGGTGGCGCCGTCGGGCAGCTCGGCCAGCGACTTGTATTTCCTCGAATAGCCACCGAAGGGTTCGACGTGTACGCCGACCACGGTGACCAGGTTGGTGCCCTTGCCTTTGTTGAAGTTCTCCAGGTACGGCAGGGTCTGGAAGTAGTTGGCGTCCAGACGCTTCTCGGCGACCTGCACGTTGGGCTGCACGTAGTCGGTGAACACCTTGATCTGCAGGTCGACGCCTTCCTTCGCCAGGGTCGGCTTGATGAGTTCGAGGATTTCCGCGTGAGGGATCGGCGTGGCGGCGACGATGAGCTTTTCCGCGGCGCTGGCGGAAACGCTGATGACGGAGGCCAGGGCAGTCAGCAGGAGCAGTTTTTTCATTCTTCGATCCTTGTAGGGCGATGTCCGCCGCTGCGCGCAGGGCGGTGAAGGAGGGGCGCCAACACGCGAGGGGCGGCTTGAAGGGGAGAGTAGCGACTCTTTTTATTCCATAAAAATATTATTTGTTTATTTTTATATTCCATGAATGAATATGCGAGGGCTGAGGCAATTTGTCTCGCGACAACCGACCACAGCAGGACGGTCTAGGCTAACGGGTAAGATTTTCGTACCGAATTGCTCTGCATCAAGGCGGGTGGTCCGGGAATCTGCTTGCGACCCTTCCCGCATTCCTGCCATCCAGGGCTGCGGTCGCTTTCCAATGACAAGAACGATAGCTGAAGGATGTGTTCCAAAACCTTGCGTAGCGTTGCGCGTGAGGAAGCACGGCCGAATCCGCACGTAAGCCGGAAGGGCCGAGAACCTGAAGAGGAGTTGCCATGTTCGGATTGGAGGCTATCGACCTTGCCCGCATCCAGTTCGCGTTCACCGTGTCCTTCCACATCATCTTCCCGGCGATCACCATCGGGTTGGCCAGCTACCTGGCCGTACTGGAAGGCCTCTGGCTGAAAACGAACGAAGAGGTCTACCGCGACCTCTATCATTTCTGGTCGAAGATTTTCGCGGTCAACTTCGGCATGGGCGTGGTGTCCGGGCTGGTCATGGCGTACCAGTTCGGCACCAACTGGAGCCATTTCTCCGACTTCGCCGGGTCCATCACCGGTCCGCTGCTGACCTACGAGGTGCTCACCGCGTTCTTCCTCGAGGCCGGTTTCCTCGGGGTCATGCTGTTCGGCTGGAACCGCGTGGGACCGGGCCTGCATTTCTTCGCCACGGTGATGGTGGCGATCGGCACGCTGATCTCGACGTTCTGGATCCTCGCTTCCAACAGCTGGATGCAGACCCCGCAGGGCTTCGAGATCGTCGACGGTCGGGTGATCCCGGTGGACTGGGTGGCGGTGATCTTCAACCCGTCGTTCCCCTACCGCCTGCTGCACATGTCGGTCGCCGCGTTCCTCGCCACCGCCTTCTTCGTCGGCGCCTCGGCCGCCTGGCACCTGCTGCGCGGGCGCGACAACCCGGCGATCCGCAAGATGCTCTCGATGGCCATGTGGATGGCGCTGATCGTCGCCCCGGTACAGGCGCTGATCGGCGATGCCCATGGCCTCAACACCCTGGAGCACCAGCCGGCGAAGATCGCCGCGATGGAAGGCCACTGGGACAACAGCAGCGGCGAGCCGACCCCGCTGATCCTGTTCGGCTGGCCGGACATGCAGCGCGAGGAAACCCGCTTCAAGGTGGAGATCCCGGTGCTCGGCAGCCTGATCCTCAAGCACAGCCTGACCGAGCCGATCCCGGCGCTGAAGGACTTCCCGCCGGAAGACCGGCCGAACTCCACCGTGGTGTTCTGGTCGTTCCGGATCATGGCCGGCCTCGGCATGCTGATGATCCTGGTCGGCGTCTGGAGCCTGTGGCTGCGCTGGCGCGGCCAGGACAAGCTGTTCAACTCGAAGGCCTTCCTGCGCCTGACCCTGCTGATGGGACCGTCCGGCCTGATCGCGATCCTCGCCGGCTGGTTCACTACCGAGATGGGCCGCCAGCCCTGGGTGGTCTACGGGCTGATGCGCACCGCCGACGCCTCCTCGGCGCAGAGCGTGACGCAGATGAGCCTGACCCTGCTGACCTTCGTGGTGGTGTACTTCTCGCTGTTCGGCGTCGGCATCGGCTACATGATGCGCCTGGTGCGCAAGGGCCCGGTCACCCATGAGGGACGCGAGACCAACCCGGGAGGCGCCGGGCAGAAGCGCACGCCGGCGCGGCCGTTGTCGGCCGCCGGCGAAGGTTTCGACGAAGAGCACGACGGCCACGCGCAAGCGGCCGACCGCGACCAGGACAAGAGGAACTGAGACATGGGTATCGATCTTCCCCTCATCTGGGCGGTCATCATCATCTTCGGCATCATGATGTACGTGGTGATGGACGGCTTCGACCTGGGCATCGGCATGCTCTATCCGTTCTTCAAGGACAGCGGCGACCGCGATGTGATGATGAACACCGTGGCGCCAGTCTGGGACGGCAACGAGACCTGGCTGGTGCTGGGCGGCGCGGCGCTGTTCGGGGCCTTCCCGCTGGCCTACGCGGTGGTCCTGTCGGCGCTCTACCTGCCGTTGATCTTCATGCTCGTCGGGCTGATCTTCCGCGGCGTCGCCTTCGAGTTCCGCTTCAAGGCCAAGCCGGCCAAGCAGCACATCTGGGACAAGGCGTTCATCGGCGGTTCGCTGGTGGCGACCTTCTTCCAGGGCGTGGCGCTGGGCGCCTTCATCGAAGGCATCCCGGTGGAGAACCGCAGCTTCGCCGGCGGTTCGCTGGACTGGATCGCGCCGTTCCCGCTGTTCTGCGGCCTGGCCCTGATCGTCGCCTACACCCTGCTTGGCTGCACCTGGCTGATCATGAAGACCGAAGGCCGCCTGCAGGAGCGCATGCACGACCTGGCGCGCCCGCTGGCGCTGGTGCTGCTGGCGATCATCGGGGTGGTCAGCCTGTGGACGCCGCTGGCCCATGCCGAGATCGCCGCACGCTGGTTCAGCCTGCCGAACCTGTTCTGGTTCCTGCCGGTGCCGATCCTGGTCCTGGTGACTTTCTATGCGCTGCTGCGCTCGGTGGCCAACAACGACCACGTGAAGCCGTTCGTGCTCACCCTGGTGTTGATCTTCCTCGGCTACAGCGGCCTGGGGATCAGCCTGTGGCCGAACATCATCCCGCCGGCGGTGAGCATCTGGGAGGCCTCGGCGCCGCCGCAGAGCCAGGGCTTCATGCTGGTCGGCGCGCTGTTCATCATTCCCTTCATCCTCGGCTACACCGCCTGGAGCTACTACGTGTTCCGCGGCAAGGTGAAGCACGGCGATGGCTATCACTGAGGAGGCGCCGCATATGGTCCGTACGCCGAGTCATCCCGAACGAGATAGCGCGGCCAAACCACCGCTCTGGCGACGCCTGGCCTGGCTGGCGGGTATCTGGACCGCCAGCGTGCTGGCCCTGGGCGTCGCCGCCTGGCTGATGCGCCTGTTCATGAGCGCGGCGGGGCTGGGCGTTCCGCACTGATCGACGATCCCATCCGGGCGCTCCGGCGCCCTTTTCCGAGAGCCCTCCGCTGGAGGGCTTCTTTTTGTCCGCCGATCCGCCAGTGCTCGGTGTTGCGCCGTAGGGCGTCAATCCTCGCGTTCCCGCCTTGCACCATCCAGGCCGGTTCGGCGGATAACCGCGCTGCGGTTATGCGCCCTACGGGAGCCTTGGCGGCGGATGCGCCCTAGCGGCGCCTTGGTAGGGCGAATGACGCCGCAGGCGTTATCCGCCGATTCGCGGTTGCTTGGCGTTGCGCCGTGGGGCATCAGTCCTCGCGGCCCCTGACCCGTGCCAGTTGCTCCAGTCGCCCCAGGTAGTCGCGCGGGGTTTCGCCGAGCAGGCGGCGGAACATGCTGCTGAAGGCCCGCGTACTGCCATAGCCGAGGTCGCGGGCGACCACCTGCACGCTGTCGCCGGCCAGCAGGCGCGGCAGGGCTTCGGTCAGGCGCAGTTGCTGGCGCCACTCATGGAAGCTCATCTGCAATTCCTGGGCGAACAGCCGCGCCAGGGTGCGCGAGCTGGCGCCGACCCGCAGGCCCCAGTCATCGAGGGTCAGCCCCAGTTCCGGCTGTTTCAGCAATGCCTGGCAGATCGCCTGCAAGCGGCGGTCGCGGGGCATCGGCAGGTACAGCGGCATCCGTTCGAGGTTGGCGATCTCGCTGAGGATCAGCCCTTGCAGGCGCTGGCGGAAGTCGTCCAGGCGCGGCTGGCTCTCGAGGTGGATGGCGCGCAGGATCATTTCCCGCAGCAGCGGCGTCACCGCCAGTACGCAACAGTCGCTTAGCGGTGTCGGCGTTTCGGGTTGCTCGATGAACAGGGTGCGCATGTGCACCTCGCCGGACATGAATATCTCGTGCTCCACCCGGGGCGGAATCCATACCGCGCGGGTCGGCGGGATCACCCAGGCGCCGTGGTGGGTGGCCAGGCGCATCAGGCCGCGAGCGGCGTAGAGGAACTGCGCCTGCGGGTGGAAATGCCGCCCCAGGTGATGGCTGTCGGGGAAGTCGAGGGAGATGGCGGCCAGCAGGCCGTCCGGGCGGTGCTCGATCAGCATGTCCGTTTCGATGACCTCGCTGTCCTGTCTGCGCTTTTCGGTCAACCTATCATGCCCGGGTCATGACGCCCATTCCTCACCGACCATTCAGACCGCACGCCATGAACCGACCTCGAACCGTTATCCGCTTCATCAACGCCGCGCATGTCATCGACCACATGTTCATGCTGATCTTCCCCGCCGCCGTGCTCGGCATGGCCGGCAGCTTCGACCTCGACTACGCCGGTCTGATCGGCCTGTCGCTGGGCGGTTTCATCGCCTTCGGCGCCTGTTCGCTGCCGGCTGGCTGGCTGGGCGATACCTGGAGCCGGCGGCGGATGATGCTGCTGTTCTTCTTCGGCATCGGCGCCGCCGCGCTGCTCACCGGGCTGGCCGGCAGCGTACCGATGCTGGTGACCGGGCTGACCCTGATCGGGGTGTTCGCCGCGATCTACCACCCGGTCGGCACCGCGATGCTGGTGGCACACGCGGAGAACCGCGGCCGCGAGATCGGCATCAACGGCATGTGGGGTAACCTCGGGGTCGCCTTCGCCGCGCTGCTTACCGGCTTTCTCACCGCGCACTTCGGTTGGCGTGCGGCGTTCATCCTGCCCGGCGGGGTGGCCATCCTGCTCGGCATCGGCTTTTTCTTCTGCGTGCGCGAGGAGCCATCGCCGCACCTGTCGGCCAAGGCCGCGGCGCGTGGCGAGGACAGCGAGGGCCTGTCGATGCGCCGGGTGTTCGGCGTGCTGGCGCTGGTCACCGCCACCGGCGGGGTGGTGTTCAACGCCAGCACCGTGACCTACCCGAAGCTGTTCCAGGAGCGCCTGAGCGACTTGCTGGCGTCGCCGCAGACCCTCGGCGTGGTGGTCAGCCTGGCCTATGCCTTCGGCGCGGTGGCGCAACTGATCATGGGGCGCCTGATCGATCGCCTGAACCTGAAGTTGCCGTTCGTCTTCCTCACCTTCTGCCAGGTGCCGCTGCTGCTGGCCCTGGCCTACGGCCACGGCAGCGCAGTGGTGCTGTTCGGCGCGCTGTTCATGTTCGCGGTGTTCGGCCAGGTGACGGTGAACGATGCGATGGTCGCCCACTTTGTCGCGCCGCAGTGGCAGGCGCGGGTCTTCGCCCTGCGCTATTTCCTGTCGTTCGGCGCCAGCGCGGCGGCGATCCCGATGATCGCCTACCTGGAGCCACGGCAGGGGCTGCTGGGGTTGTACCTGGTACTGGCGGGCTTCGCCGCGCTGACCTTCGCCGCGGCGCTGGTGTTTCCGCGTCCGGCGCGCAGCGCCGCGGTGGGCACCTGAGGAAGAGGGCGCCCGGACAGCGCGAGCCGGCCGGGCGCCGATGGCTCAACGCCGTATCAGAGCAGTTCGAGCGCCACGGCGGTGGCTTCGCCGCCGCCGATGCACAGCGAGGCGACGCCGCGCTTGCCGCCTTTCTGGCGCAGGGCGTTGATCAGGGTGAGGATGATCCGCGAGCCGGTGGAACCGACCGGATGGCCCTGGGCGCAGGCGCCGCCATAGACATTGACCTTGGCATGATCGAGGCCGTGTTCGCGCATGGCGAGCATGGTGACCATGGCGAAGGCTTCGTTGATCTCGAACAGGTCGACGTCGTCCTTGCTCCAGCCGGTCCTGGCGAACAGGTTGGTCATCGCGCCGATCGGCGCCAGGGTGAACTCGCTCGGGTCCTGGCTCTGGGTGGCATGGCCGACGATTCGCGCCAGCGGCTTCAGGCCACGGCGCTGGGCTTCCTCGGCGGTCATCAGGACCAGCGCGGAGGCGCCGTCGGAGATCGAGCTGGCATTGGCGGCGGTGATGGTACCGTCCTTGCGGAACGCCGGCCTGAGGCTCGGGATCTTCTCCAGGTTGGCGGTCAGCGGTTGCTCGTCGTCCTTCACCACGCTCTCGCCCTTGCGGCTGGTGACGGTGACCGGGACGATTTCCGCCGCCAGCGAGCCATCGGCGATGGCGGCCTGGGCGCGCTTGAGCGATTCGATGGCATAGGCGTCCATCTCCTCGCGGGTCACGCCGTACTTGTCGGCGGTCTCCTGGGCGAACGAACCCATCAAACGGCCGGTACGGGCGTCCTCCAGGCCGTCGAGGAACATGTGGTCCTTGATCTCGCCGTGGCCCATGCGCAGGCCGCTGCGGGCTTTCTCCAGGACATAGGGCGCGTTGGACATGCTTTCCATGCCACCGGCGACCATCACCTGGTTGGTGCCAGCCTTGAGCAGGTCGTGGGCCAGCATCACCGCCTTCATCCCCGAGCCGCACAGCTTGTTGATGGTGGTGCAGCCGGTGGCGGCGGGCAGGCCGGCCGCCAGCGCGGCCTGGCGGGCCGGGCCCTGCTTCAGGCCGGCGGGCAGGACGCAACCCATGATCACTTCCTGTACGTCCTCGGCGGCGATGCCGGCGCGCTGCACCGCTTCGCGGATCACGACGGCACCCAGGTCGACCGCGGAAACGCCGGCCAGGCTGCCCTGGAAGCCGCCCATGGGAGTACGGGCGCCGGCGACGATGACGATATCGGACATGGAACGTTACCTCTTGTTCTGGATAGGGTCTGAACGATTCAGTGGGCGGATTCTATCTTGTGACCGGGAGGCTCCGAAAGGTCACGGGCAAATCACTCTTTTGACTGATGAACAAAGCCCGCCGACGGCTCTAGAGTCGGCCTCATCCTGACAACGAACCCGCTCCCAGGTGTACGCCCCATGCTGAAGACCCGTCTCATCCCGGCCGCCGCCGGCGCTTATCAGTATCCGTTGCTGATCAAGAGCCTGATGCTTTCCGGCCGTCGTTACGAAAAGAGTCATGAAATCGTCTACCGCGACCAGGTGCGCTACAGCTACGCCACCTTCAACGAGCGCGTCGCGCGCCTGGCCAACGTACTCAGCGAGGCCGGGGTGAAGGCCGGCGACACGGTGGCGGTGATGGACTGGGACAGCCATCGCTACCTGGAATGCATGTTCGCCATCCCGATGATCGGGGCGGTGCTGCATACCATCAATATCCGCCTCTCCCCGGAGCAGATCCTCTACACCATGAACCACGCCGAGGATCGCTTCGTGCTGGTGAACAGCGAGTTCGTCCCGCTCTACCAGGCGGTGGCGGGGCAGCTGGCCACGGTGGAGCGGACCATCCTGCTCACCGACGGCGCGGAGAAGAGCGCCGAACTGCCCGGCCTGGTCGGCGAATACGAGTCGCTGCTGGCCGCGGCCAGCCCGCGCTACGACTTCCCCGATTTCGACGAGAACTCCATCGCCACCACCTTCTACACCACCGGCACCACCGGCAATCCGAAAGGTGTGTATTTCAGCCACCGGCAACTGGTCCTGCACACTCTGGCGATGGCTTCGACCATCGGCAGCCTGGACAGCATCCGCCTGCTCGGTACCAGCGACGTGTACATGCCGATCACCCCGATGTTCCATGTCCACGCCTGGGGCACTCCGTACGTGGCGACCATGCTCGGGGTCAAGCAGGTCTATCCCGGGCGTTACGATCCGGAACTGCTGGTCGAACTGTGGAAGCGCGAGAAGGTCACCTTCTCCCACTGCGTGCCGACCATCCTGCAGATGGTGATGAACGCCAGGGCTGCCCAGGGCGTGGACTTCAAGGGCTGGAAGGTGATCATCGGTGGGAGCGCGCTGAACCGCTCGCTCTACGAGGCGGCCAAGGCGCGCGGCATCCAGCTGACCGCCGCCTACGGCATGTCGGAGACCTGTCCGCTGATTTCCTGCGCCTACCTCAACGACGAACTGCTGGCCGGAAGCGAGGACGAGCGCACCACCTACCGGATCAAGGCCGGCGTGCCGGTGCCGCTGGTGGATGCGGCGATCATGGACGAACAGGGCCGCTTCCTCCCGGCCGACGGCGAATCCCAGGGCGAGCTGGTGTTGCGCTCGCCATGGCTGACCCAGGGGTATTTCCGCGAACCCGAGCGCGGCGAGGAGTTGTGGCGCGGCGGCTGGATGCACACCGGCGACGTGGCGACCCTGGACGGCATGGGCTTCATCGAGATCCGCGACCGCATCAAGGACGTGATCAAGACCGGCGGCGAGTGGCTGTCCTCCCTGGAGCTGGAAGACCTGATCAGCCGCCATCCGGCGGTACGCGAAGTGGCGGTGGTCGGGGTGCCCGATCCGCAATGGGGCGAGCGCCCGTTCGCCCTGCTGGTGGTGCGCGAGGGCCAGCAACTGGACGCCCGTGGCCTGAAGGAGCACCTCAAGCCTTTCGTCGAGCAGGGCAACATCAACAAGTGGGCGATCCCCTCGCAGATCGCGGTTGTTACCGATATTCCCAAGACCAGCGTCGGCAAGCTGGACAAGAAGCGCATCCGTATCGAGATCGCCCAGTGGCAGGAAGCCGGCAGCGCCTTCCTGTCGACCGTCTGACGGGGCTTTCCTACACCGCCGAAACGCCCGGAGGCCAAGCAAACGCTTGGTCTCCGCGTTTTCGCG containing:
- a CDS encoding sigma 54-interacting transcriptional regulator; this encodes MSEKPRPAPLTFPDADRSPLSIRAKALVFFDPRSHRVREELERLAPQGQPVLIEGETGTGKELLARQIHRHSERAGLFVAVSCSALSRNHAEAELFGYAPGAHNGPVGSRAGWFGSANGGTLYLDEIADLPLTLQARLLQTLEEREVLRVGAQQPIPHDVRLVTATSVDLDQAVRAGKFLAGLQQYLHDGRLSLPPLRERPGDILPLAEYFVGVYAQRLDLPVPAIGVETQRILESYPWPGNIRELENVVHFALLVSDKEEILPQHLNFGGATPDPSLAGLRRLLGQAGAPSLEQVQALLLQLATEQAGGDEEVGRRRLGLAAN
- a CDS encoding MetQ/NlpA family ABC transporter substrate-binding protein — translated: MKKLLLLTALASVISVSASAAEKLIVAATPIPHAEILELIKPTLAKEGVDLQIKVFTDYVQPNVQVAEKRLDANYFQTLPYLENFNKGKGTNLVTVVGVHVEPFGGYSRKYKSLAELPDGATVAIPNEGSNSGRALLLLQKAGLLKLKDPNNALATPKDIAENPKNLKFKELESALLPRVLDQVDLDLINTNYALEAKLNPAKDALVLEDRDSPYVNYLVARPDNKDSDALKKLSAALTSPEVKAFIEKKYAGAVVPAF
- the cioA gene encoding cyanide-insensitive cytochrome bd quinol oxidase subunit I; this translates as MFGLEAIDLARIQFAFTVSFHIIFPAITIGLASYLAVLEGLWLKTNEEVYRDLYHFWSKIFAVNFGMGVVSGLVMAYQFGTNWSHFSDFAGSITGPLLTYEVLTAFFLEAGFLGVMLFGWNRVGPGLHFFATVMVAIGTLISTFWILASNSWMQTPQGFEIVDGRVIPVDWVAVIFNPSFPYRLLHMSVAAFLATAFFVGASAAWHLLRGRDNPAIRKMLSMAMWMALIVAPVQALIGDAHGLNTLEHQPAKIAAMEGHWDNSSGEPTPLILFGWPDMQREETRFKVEIPVLGSLILKHSLTEPIPALKDFPPEDRPNSTVVFWSFRIMAGLGMLMILVGVWSLWLRWRGQDKLFNSKAFLRLTLLMGPSGLIAILAGWFTTEMGRQPWVVYGLMRTADASSAQSVTQMSLTLLTFVVVYFSLFGVGIGYMMRLVRKGPVTHEGRETNPGGAGQKRTPARPLSAAGEGFDEEHDGHAQAADRDQDKRN
- the cioB gene encoding cyanide-insensitive cytochrome bd quinol oxidase subunit II; the protein is MGIDLPLIWAVIIIFGIMMYVVMDGFDLGIGMLYPFFKDSGDRDVMMNTVAPVWDGNETWLVLGGAALFGAFPLAYAVVLSALYLPLIFMLVGLIFRGVAFEFRFKAKPAKQHIWDKAFIGGSLVATFFQGVALGAFIEGIPVENRSFAGGSLDWIAPFPLFCGLALIVAYTLLGCTWLIMKTEGRLQERMHDLARPLALVLLAIIGVVSLWTPLAHAEIAARWFSLPNLFWFLPVPILVLVTFYALLRSVANNDHVKPFVLTLVLIFLGYSGLGISLWPNIIPPAVSIWEASAPPQSQGFMLVGALFIIPFILGYTAWSYYVFRGKVKHGDGYH
- a CDS encoding DUF2474 domain-containing protein, encoding MVRTPSHPERDSAAKPPLWRRLAWLAGIWTASVLALGVAAWLMRLFMSAAGLGVPH
- a CDS encoding AraC family transcriptional regulator, with amino-acid sequence MLIEHRPDGLLAAISLDFPDSHHLGRHFHPQAQFLYAARGLMRLATHHGAWVIPPTRAVWIPPRVEHEIFMSGEVHMRTLFIEQPETPTPLSDCCVLAVTPLLREMILRAIHLESQPRLDDFRQRLQGLILSEIANLERMPLYLPMPRDRRLQAICQALLKQPELGLTLDDWGLRVGASSRTLARLFAQELQMSFHEWRQQLRLTEALPRLLAGDSVQVVARDLGYGSTRAFSSMFRRLLGETPRDYLGRLEQLARVRGRED
- a CDS encoding MFS transporter produces the protein MNRPRTVIRFINAAHVIDHMFMLIFPAAVLGMAGSFDLDYAGLIGLSLGGFIAFGACSLPAGWLGDTWSRRRMMLLFFFGIGAAALLTGLAGSVPMLVTGLTLIGVFAAIYHPVGTAMLVAHAENRGREIGINGMWGNLGVAFAALLTGFLTAHFGWRAAFILPGGVAILLGIGFFFCVREEPSPHLSAKAAARGEDSEGLSMRRVFGVLALVTATGGVVFNASTVTYPKLFQERLSDLLASPQTLGVVVSLAYAFGAVAQLIMGRLIDRLNLKLPFVFLTFCQVPLLLALAYGHGSAVVLFGALFMFAVFGQVTVNDAMVAHFVAPQWQARVFALRYFLSFGASAAAIPMIAYLEPRQGLLGLYLVLAGFAALTFAAALVFPRPARSAAVGT
- a CDS encoding acetyl-CoA C-acyltransferase; amino-acid sequence: MSDIVIVAGARTPMGGFQGSLAGVSAVDLGAVVIREAVQRAGIAAEDVQEVIMGCVLPAGLKQGPARQAALAAGLPAATGCTTINKLCGSGMKAVMLAHDLLKAGTNQVMVAGGMESMSNAPYVLEKARSGLRMGHGEIKDHMFLDGLEDARTGRLMGSFAQETADKYGVTREEMDAYAIESLKRAQAAIADGSLAAEIVPVTVTSRKGESVVKDDEQPLTANLEKIPSLRPAFRKDGTITAANASSISDGASALVLMTAEEAQRRGLKPLARIVGHATQSQDPSEFTLAPIGAMTNLFARTGWSKDDVDLFEINEAFAMVTMLAMREHGLDHAKVNVYGGACAQGHPVGSTGSRIILTLINALRQKGGKRGVASLCIGGGEATAVALELL
- a CDS encoding fatty acid--CoA ligase; the protein is MLKTRLIPAAAGAYQYPLLIKSLMLSGRRYEKSHEIVYRDQVRYSYATFNERVARLANVLSEAGVKAGDTVAVMDWDSHRYLECMFAIPMIGAVLHTINIRLSPEQILYTMNHAEDRFVLVNSEFVPLYQAVAGQLATVERTILLTDGAEKSAELPGLVGEYESLLAAASPRYDFPDFDENSIATTFYTTGTTGNPKGVYFSHRQLVLHTLAMASTIGSLDSIRLLGTSDVYMPITPMFHVHAWGTPYVATMLGVKQVYPGRYDPELLVELWKREKVTFSHCVPTILQMVMNARAAQGVDFKGWKVIIGGSALNRSLYEAAKARGIQLTAAYGMSETCPLISCAYLNDELLAGSEDERTTYRIKAGVPVPLVDAAIMDEQGRFLPADGESQGELVLRSPWLTQGYFREPERGEELWRGGWMHTGDVATLDGMGFIEIRDRIKDVIKTGGEWLSSLELEDLISRHPAVREVAVVGVPDPQWGERPFALLVVREGQQLDARGLKEHLKPFVEQGNINKWAIPSQIAVVTDIPKTSVGKLDKKRIRIEIAQWQEAGSAFLSTV